GGCTCGGCCGAGTGTATGCCTCCTCCAGCCATTCACCCTTCGCCAACGGCTCGGCTCTCGCGGACCTCGAGTCTACCAAGGATTACTCCTGTTGGGtcttttccaaggcctACGGGCTCGAACCCCTACTTGCGCGCAGCCAAAAGCGAAAGCAGTACTTCGTTTCTTTCCATCTCGCACCGTTTCACTTGCGAGCCGGACAGTAATACATCCTCGAAAACGCAGGTCGTTTCAAGCAGCACGTCCATCACAAACAGTagcagcagctcgccaAGCAACAATAATAATAGCAGCAACACTAGCACCGGCGCCAGTGACTCGGCGCTTGAAAAGTGCGCGAGCGCGCAGACTTGTTACCAGACGATTAATAACCCTAATCCGGTTGCGAAGCTGCAGCAACCGCCagcgttcttgaaaacgCAGGGCACCCCTCAGGTTTCGAGCGCGGTCAACGTAAAGCCAAAACCACAGtttcaagcagttcaagCTCGCCAGGCTTTAAAGCAGGACTCGCGTGGTGTCAAGAGATCAACATCGTCAAGGCTTGGATCTTTCTTTAGACGGTTTTTtccatcaaagaagaagaaagaagccGGCAAGCAGAATATACCATCGCTCGCAACCTCCCGCACCAATGTTGTTTCGAATCCTACCTCTCAGCAGAAGCCAACATCTAGCGCGTCTGTATCACAGCCTAGCAGTGCTTCCTCTGATGACCATGCGATGCCTTTATTGACCAAAGGCACAACCAAGGACAACGAGTTTGATTGCGACGttgacgacgacgagaacgttgacgatgacgatgatgatgatcAGCTATTAGACATTGACTTAGTCTTTGACAgtctgctgctgaagaatgATCATTCAACGCTCAAGCCCGTGAGTCTGCACCAGCCCGAAAAAGCACTGCCTAAGAAGGAACCAGGACCAGAAGCCCTCGATAACCGCCCAAGCACTGGTGCTTCGGAGGAGGGTATAATTGATCTTGAGCTAATAAGCGAATTTTCACGGCTTGGTAGCTTTATTATAGACGGAGACGAGCCTAAGAAACAGGTTCAGGTACCTCCACCCAGGTCTCTCAAAAGACCTCGCCTTTCCGATAAGGAGTCCGCCGTCGGCTTTTATCGCCATCACGCCGCTCACAGCGCATTAGGTCTGGATCCTGATCAAAGGCTGGCGCGGAACCTGCAACGAGACTGGGAATTCGTTCACTTCGATGCTACTGTGAGTTCCACATCGCTGTCCTCTGAGCCAAAAAAACTGAGATTCGGGCATTCGGTATATGTCAGGGATACATACGCGGCCGATGAATATGAAAGAAGTGATAAAAAGTTTATCAGAAACCGCAGGAAGATGATGCAAACTCAGAACATGGCATATATAGATGCTGTGAAGACGCAATTGAACCAGTTCAAGAGAAGTGAGATGAAGGTACATGGAGCCAGTCTCCACAACACGCACTTTTTTCTGTGAACAGCTTTATGTAGTACTGCACGGCAGCTGCACTCAGCACTGCGTCCAGGAAGTAACAAATTTATGCATCGTGAATAGATcgtttttggtttttttatGAGATTGTGGTCGGATCAATATTATAGAACTCATGCGCTTTTTAAAGGGATACATCCTGAATGACAATCTAAGAGACGCGTATAGTAGGTTTCAATACTTCAACATTCAATATATAATAGTACTAGGTTTACTCTCTTAAGAGTATTTTAGTAATTCGCGTATTGAGGGCAGGGACGTTTAATCGTAATTCTTTTATGATACAGGCCTGAAATTGCTAGTAGCTCTAAGCAAAGCAAGCCTTGCACTTTTATTCTTCCTTATGACAGTTCTCATTCTATTCCGTCTTGGTAAACCGACGTTATACAGTGCCCAGAAGGCGATATATTCTAGCATGCCAGAGCGGATCTCGGATTAAAAACACAAGGCAAACTGCACCTGCAGCTTATTCTAATCTCGCTTGTTAGAGATGAATATGCTGTGACGACTACAAACAATCAAACAGTGTGATGAACAAGTCTTGGACCTTGAGCCACACAGATGGGATAGCGCAACTTCGTGAGCGGCAATAGTTTGAGTGCAAAAGGACTCTCGCAAGAATTATGTCACGTGGTGCGTTTCTGAGTATTCGATTCGGAGACACCGTTCGTAGTGCCAAACAATCAAGTTACTACGGAAGTGCTTATTCCTGTACTAGGGAAAGGGACCAGAACGCATTGAGCACCCTTGGTAGTCGAGGTTATCTGTATCGAGCGGCTAGGAGCCTTATCTTTTGCCGGAAATCCAACTAGCTCACGCCTGTCATGGACCATGTCAAGAACTTCTACCAGACGATTCTGAAGTCCTCGCACCCACTCGTGTTGAGCTTGCATATACTGGGGAAAGCCGCGCCAATTGTGTTCTATTTGATAGGGTCCCTGTTCATGAGCTTCACGGCACAGTTCATCACGGTACTGCTACTTCTTGCGGTGGACTTCTACCTGACAAAAAACATCAATGGGCGCAAACTGGTACAGCTGCGGTGGTGGTACGACTCGTCGAATTCCAAAGAGAGTCCGTTGACCTTCGAATCATACAAAGCGTACGCTCCGGGCCCCCCTATCAACCCTATCGATTCGAGACTGTTCTGGTGGTCGTTGTATGCGTCGCCAGCCTTGTGGGTGGTATTTGGAATTCTGTGCATATTTCAACTTAAATTCCTATACCTCGTTCTCATTGTGCTCGCAGTGTGTCTCACAGGTTGGAACCTGCACGGGTTCCGGGACTGTGACAAATGGGATCCAGCAGTTAGTAGCACTGAAACCGAGCCGTGGTTTCAGCTACCCAATCTCGCCAGTTTCGAGAACATGGGAAGATTAGCTAGAGTACAGAACTTCTTCCGGTCTGGGTAGATCTCCCAAATTCTTAACTTCTATTGTACACACTTCACAACACAGCTGCCGGGATATAATGTATGTAAAAATACAAGATTTCAACCTGCAACAGGGTCTACCTTCTTTTATAAATACAGGGCTTCAGCAGCCATTTGCCTTCTGGGGTCTTATTCCGCTTCGActcaagctcctccttctctGTTTCGACTTCTACGAACCTCTGTTTCCGCTCTAGTTTCGCCTTTCTTTCCTCTATTATCTCTTGTGGtggcttgaagaactcgaaTCTGGTGAACATTTTGTTGGTATCGTCGGTTTTTTTGTGGAAGAAGCCTAGAAGTTTGATAGCGTTGACGAACTCCTCTCCCTCCCGGTCAGCGAATCTGGATTTGATTTCGGCTATCCACAGCTCACCACGGGGGGCCAGCAGCCTGTAAGCCTCTTTGATAAAGTCGAGGAAGTTCGTACCCATCAGCGCCAGGCAGAACACAACAACTGTGCAGGATCCGTCTGGGAGAGGCACATTCCTAATGTCCGCAACTGTGATTCTGTTGTTgaccttcttcaagtcaaaACTATGTACCACGCAGTTCTTTTTGTGGTgtttcttgctctttttgttggcctCCGCgaagaagttcttcaaatccaaTGATAGTTGAGCTTCACCGCAGCCCATGTCAGCCACCACGATCTTCTTATCGTTCGGCAAACCCGGCAATCCGCCAGGGGCGTTAACGGGCTTCTTGGATCTTATGCGAAACTGATCCACGAAGACGTCAACTGGATTTTCAGGCCACGACTGCACCTGTGACCTGAAACCATCATGGTACTCGTCGAAAAGTTCAGGCTGTTTCTTGATTAGCTCTAGAGCGTTCTCGGATGAGATAGTATAAAGCTGCTCATTGATCCATCTGAATCTGGAGCCACTTAGCTTGGCCATCATCTTTTGTTGCAGGGCGGTTAGAGGTTTCTTGGCAGGTTGGGCTGGCTCAGAGTCTCCGCCAGCCTCAGGCTTCTCCGCGCCACGCTTTCTGGACGCCCTCTTGGGCTCGCTGGCACTTTTCTTCGCGCTTTTCTCGGCCTTTTGAATAGTAGCTTCAGAATCTTCGATTTTAGCTTTTTTCTCCGCCTTTGGAGTAGGAGGCTTGCGCTCTTCATCCTCCACTTGTTCGCCGTCGTCCTCGGCATTTTCCTCGaagtcttcgtcttcgctCTCAGCGTTCTTGATAGCCTCTAGCCTTCGCTCATTGGCCCGCTTCGCCCTatcttttctttccttcttcttgttctcctTTTTGGCATTGGCGCTATCATAGGACACGTCCTTAGTCTTGATGTCCCAACCTTCCACTTCGAAGAGAGCCATTGCTTCGTCTGTCTTTGAGTGTTTGTTTGAAAGGTCACTTAATTTGGCGATGCGCGGCGATGAGCAGGCGATGAGCCTGTGCTTGTAAATATTAGAAAATTTTCCCATAGTAAAGAGAGCGACTTGTTATAAAGATGTCATTAACAACGAACTTGAACTCAGTTAGTAGTAGCGAACTTCTCGCCAGCAGTCCAGCGATAGCTAGCCTTTCAAACCCTTCCGCGCAGTCCTTGATGGTACTTGCTTaattttctttggatcTTTCGCCAATTCTAGCGGAAATTTTCACTATACTTGTTCGTGAAAACGTGCTAGCGGGAGGAGCTTCCAGGAATGATTGTTGGCGTATGTCTACGTGCGCCAGCGCACAGCCAACAAGGACGTTTGATGACCGTAGATGGTTTATGTGCTTTGGGGCCTCTCCGAGATCTAAAGGTTTTTTACGATTAAGAAAATACTTGCACCCCTGTAAGAGCCTCGTCAGAACAAGGTACGAAGCTTGTTTCTCGGCAAGTATTGGTTCTGCCTCATCTTTCCGATTATCCTGGCGTAGCCCTCGGAGTCTCCGTCTGCCATATATGCACTGTCATATGATTTTCGTCCCTAAGCTGGCGCTTTCAATGCAGGAGCTCGCCCCACCGGACGCGCGGACGGCCGCCTGCCAGCGATCGAAGCAGTCTTAGCACTATCGAATGAGGCCTCCGAACCCTCATAATTTACTCTGCTGCTGGTCCCTGGTAATGATGTCTGTCTCGAGGTTAATTGGCATTACCAAAAAGGGTAATTTAGCTCCCGCCCAGCAACTTGAGCTGATTCATAGTGGTTTCGTTCGTGATTCATGCACTCTCCACACCGTAGACCGGGGTATTGATAGCGGGCCGCAAGAGCTCTGTCATTTGCGTATAAATTCATGGCGAGCTTCACCCCGATGAACATCTCAAAGCCTTTATTCGTATAAaccatcaacaaaacaatCTTTATTCACCACTTACACTTTATAATGCCACCAATCACCCAAGCTACTCAAAAAGACAGCTCCGAGAACAAGGACAACTGGATCCAAAAGGGACTTGCCTGGGACCCGCAGTGCGTTATCGCCTAAGTTACCACTAGAGACGCTGCAGGGTCACTAGGTTTTCGGTACTTCGTTTCTACCGAGCAGGTTTTGGATTTTCTCTTCGTTGCTGATTGACGCCATGGCTGGCAAGGCGCTGCGCCGTGACCAAGCCACTAGGCTATAAAGTTCGTGATTTTTATATGACTGTCTAGTTTTTTCACTTTTAATACATTAATTTCAAGGGCCCTTATAAGAACGCAATTGCAGCTCTGGAAAGACGTTAAGGAAGCGAAGTTCGGCATCGGAGAATCAAATCCCACGCAGCGAGACCAACGGGGGCTTCACAGCTTGAATGTCAGGTTAGTATTAAATGATATAGTTTAATCTGGTTGCGTCGATATAGTTGAAAGCACTGTCTTCATCCAGATCGTACCTACAATAGATAAAAATAGCCAAACGAGACAAGCACGTCAGCTCCGCGCTGTTGGAGAGGGCCAGACGTGTGACAGAGACGTCGTTCCTACTGGCCGTCATATATCACTTCGCACGTAATGAATATTCCAATCACAACGTTACACAGCCTGCACAAGTCGATGAATATCTCTGAATTTTGCTGTATGAAGATGCATGAATAGAAACTGTGAGTCGACAAAGGCTCGCGTTCAAGCCTGGCGTCCCCGCCGTTTAAATATCGCTACTTACGAACCAATCATAGCGTATAAAAATTTCTCATATACAGGGGCCTTCCTCGTCTTGGAACctaaaaaaaattgaacCTATCTGCACACGTCTTACACCGTGACTCGAGCACTCAGAAAGCCGATCTCCCACGCCCATTGACAACAGTTCCCCATGTTCTTgcaagctttcaaaaccgCTGTTCCAAGAAGTGTGCGCACTTTCGCTTCGACCCGTGTCAGATCCAACGTCATCCAGGACTTGTACCTGAGAGAAATCAAGAGCGTCAAGCTCCAGCCTGTAAGCGCCAAGGACGCGGAGGGCAGCGTCAAGGCGTGGACCGCGCCCCAGGCCCCAAAGCTGCCTGAGCTGGAGGCCCAGGGCCCAGAAGCTCTCAAGGCCTACGCGCAGGAAGAtgtgcacgtgaccaagaCCGAGGCCGAGTCCGCCGCTGAGTCGGAGGAGCAGGACTGGCTGGTGATTGAGGACATCGAGGAGGAGAACCACCACCACTGAGCGGCCGCGGCTCCTCCCGAGACCCTCTGTCTGCGAAGTTAAAGAAAAACCGTCTATATATTCATGAGTAACGAGCGAGATCCGGCGTGTATACTACATACGAACACAACCAACAACcatccttcaaaagaagtACCAAGCCGGAGAGCCGACACGCGTACACGAACCGCTCACCGCATGAGCTCTCGCTTTCCAAGCATCCACGATGCCGCCAGCTACGTGAACGAGGAGCTGCACCGCCGCGCACTGCTGCCGGCGTCGCAGAAGCTGCGCTTTCGCTCGACAGACGACAAAGCGCTGCAGCCGCAGCTGGCGAGCGTGAACAACGACAGGTTGTTGATCAATACGATTCACAAGCTACTTAAAGCGCTGGACCGCGCCGAGCAGGTGCCCGAGACGGGTCCCGCAGAGGCCGCGGAGCTGCCATCGCCCAAGCCGAAACCTGCGCCGGCGCGGGCCAGCCCGCCCAAGACCAAAGTTGTCAAACCCACGTCTCGACACACGCTCGCGTCCCTGCGGCGCTACGAGGTCACCATTGAGCAGCTGAGAGACAAGCTGAGGCTCGACGGCCCGGACTTGACATGGCAGGTGTCACCGCTTCCAGAGCCCagcgcgcacgtgacttCCAACAAAGTCACACGTGACCAAGACCTTGACGCCACGACCGCACTGCTCCGGAAGCTCATAGCGCATCGCGATGGCTCCGAGAAAGCGCTGGCCGCTGTGACGGAGTTTCTACAGGCCTCCAACAGCTTTCTGTACACCCGGTGCGTGCACAATTGCGAGTGCAGCGTGCCGCCGCCTGTAGCCATCACGCAAAAGCAGGAAAAGGCGGAAGAGCCGGATTTGGTGGCACCTATTGAGCTAGCGGAATGCTTAGGCAAGTTGCAGGAGTTGGTTGACGACTGGCACGACAtcgcgcagctgctgtGAGAGCTactatcacgtgactataACTCGTACTTAGATCACATGACAGTACATCATTGAGAGATCAGCACTGGTCACATGATACTACCCGTATCACGTTACTTTCAAGGGTTGAAGCCAgccttctctttctcgtcCAAAATGATGTCAGCGCTCTACatggaaaaaaaattttccaggcTTTTGTAGATGTATCTCCCTTTTGCTACTCTTCGAATCAAGCTGAGCTCCAGATCAACGATCGAAATATAAGCCTAAAAGTTTCAACAATGTCAGGAGAAGTGCCTACTTTCAAATTGGTTTTGGTTGGTGACGGTGGTACCGGTAAGACCACGTTCGTGAAGAGACATTTGACCGGTgagttcgagaagaagtACATCGCGACAATCGGTGTTGAGGTGCACCCTCTATCATTCTACACAGACTTCGGTGAGCTGAAGTTCGACGTCTGGGACACAGCGGGACAGGAGAAGTTCGGTGGTCTGAGAGACGGTTACTACATCAACGCTCAATGTGGTATCATTATGTTCGACGTCACCTCGCGTATCACCTACAAGAACGTGCCTAACTGGCACCGTGACCTGGTGCGTGTGTGTGAGAACATCCCTATCGTGCTGTGTGGTAACAAGGTCGATGTCAAGGAGAGAAAGGTCAAGGCCAAGACCATCACCTTCcacagaaagaagaacttgcaGTACTACGATATCTCTGCCAAGTCCAACTACAACTTCGAGAAGCCTTTCTTGTGGCTAGCCAGAAAGCTGGCCGGTAACCCACAGCTGGACTTCGTCGCCTCCCCAGCCCTGGCTCCTCCAGAGGTCCAGGTCGACGAGGCCTTGATGCATCAGTACCAGCAGGAGATGGAGCAGGCCACTGCTCTGCCCTTGCCTGACGAGGACGACGCCGACTTGTAAGTAGGGTTTCCTTGCCTCCCACCCGCACTTCCTGCTCTTTTGACCTAATACATAAATGTGTCTAAAACAAACCCGTGTGTATTTTCTGAAACACAACATATCTGTACTGTTAACCTGAGACCGCGACTGATGGACGCGGGTTCTGGCGTTCCTTAGCCTAGGCCGATGAGGCTACTGCACATCGCGCCGGGTCCACTGACCCTTGGCACACGACAGCACGTCAGGTTTTTAAGATGGTTATTCGGTTGAGTTGGGAGATACTCTGAGTGGCCGCGGCTGCCATAATTCGACCCCAAGACAAGAAGCGACTCCCCTTGCCCAGTCAATAGGCCTGCGGACACGTTTCATGCTCAGGGTCCTTAGATATAACTTTTTAACAACACGTATAAATGAGGCAGTGGCGAGAGCGAAACAGCAGGAAAAAAATCCTTAGAATGACTTCCCAGCCCAATTGGCATGAACCGGAGGCTAACAAGACCGCAAGAAGCCCGTCAAGGCAAGGTCATTCCGGTTCGTGCGACAGCTTTCAGTCGACTTGCGCTGATATACCTATGTACGAACGTCGTTTCAAGCTCTCCAGCTTGTGAGATTATAACTCTTAGGTCAAACCAGTCCCCGAAACCAGAATCTCCAAGCAGAAAAACCGTCTCCCttggttcaaaaagtcCCCAGAATGTCTACTGATCTGTCGGAGCTTCAATACAACCCCAACTCTAAGCTGTTGGGCCTTCCTCACAGCTCAGAAGATGTGACCATGAACATTAGCcagatcaacaagctgaCGCAAGATCTCGTAGCAGAGACCAACGCGAATTTCACTCCTCAACCGCATGCCGAATCTACTGCTatgatcaagaaaatgttcGAAAATGGGTTGAAGCAGACACAGCAGCAGAAGTTGGCCGACGCCCTGAAGTCCATCAACCTGGCCATCGAAATGGCCCAGCGTAAGCGTACTACGTGGGAAGCCTTCGCCGTTCAGTTACAAGAGCTACAATTCATGCTGAAAAATAGAGTAG
The Lachancea thermotolerans CBS 6340 chromosome G complete sequence genome window above contains:
- the SEC72 gene encoding Sec63 complex subunit SEC72 (similar to uniprot|P39742 Saccharomyces cerevisiae YLR292C SEC72 Non-essential subunit of Sec63 complex (Sec63p Sec62p Sec66p and Sec72p) with Sec61 complex Kar2p/BiP and Lhs1p forms a channel competent for SRP-dependent and post-translational SRP-independent protein targeting and import into the ER), giving the protein MSTDLSELQYNPNSKLLGLPHSSEDVTMNISQINKLTQDLVAETNANFTPQPHAESTAMIKKMFENGLKQTQQQKLADALKSINLAIEMAQRKRTTWEAFAVQLQELQFMLKNRVDLCLVQGRFMDALQDLDFLQNTGLNSSDVFIRKTDALIKLKQYEQARAECERGLSLDPTNVKLKALLIENTRRLAEYNGDI
- the ATP14 gene encoding F1F0 ATP synthase subunit h (similar to uniprot|Q12349 Saccharomyces cerevisiae YLR295C ATP14 Subunit h of the F0 sector of mitochondrial F1F0 ATP synthase which is a large evolutionarily conserved enzyme complex required for ATP synthesis), which gives rise to MFLQAFKTAVPRSVRTFASTRVRSNVIQDLYLREIKSVKLQPVSAKDAEGSVKAWTAPQAPKLPELEAQGPEALKAYAQEDVHVTKTEAESAAESEEQDWLVIEDIEEENHHH
- the RRP8 gene encoding 25S rRNA (adenine645-N1)-methyltransferase (highly similar to uniprot|P38961 Saccharomyces cerevisiae YDR083W), which encodes MALFEVEGWDIKTKDVSYDSANAKKENKKKERKDRAKRANERRLEAIKNAESEDEDFEENAEDDGEQVEDEERKPPTPKAEKKAKIEDSEATIQKAEKSAKKSASEPKRASRKRGAEKPEAGGDSEPAQPAKKPLTALQQKMMAKLSGSRFRWINEQLYTISSENALELIKKQPELFDEYHDGFRSQVQSWPENPVDVFVDQFRIRSKKPVNAPGGLPGLPNDKKIVVADMGCGEAQLSLDLKNFFAEANKKSKKHHKKNCVVHSFDLKKVNNRITVADIRNVPLPDGSCTVVVFCLALMGTNFLDFIKEAYRLLAPRGELWIAEIKSRFADREGEEFVNAIKLLGFFHKKTDDTNKMFTRFEFFKPPQEIIEERKAKLERKQRFVEVETEKEELESKRNKTPEGKWLLKPCIYKRR
- the AFR1 gene encoding Afr1p (some similarities with uniprot|P33304 Saccharomyces cerevisiae YDR085C) — protein: MNSQHSASRDDMSVTSWGSSVMDLGSNAGLDPRARSTSDLFDLPASRMRPKPYKKASSSRQVHPVPQQNNLVLIPEQQQVAPHLLHSLTPYQKQRRRMKKSFQFPNGESFTPRQKSIKTFPDQAPQLHKSASCSEFSAGTPRSPPDDFSRRSFADLPRGSRPSTPKSVSARSESLKGSAECMPPPAIHPSPTARLSRTSSLPRITPVGSFPRPTGSNPYLRAAKSESSTSFLSISHRFTCEPDSNTSSKTQVVSSSTSITNSSSSSPSNNNNSSNTSTGASDSALEKCASAQTCYQTINNPNPVAKLQQPPAFLKTQGTPQVSSAVNVKPKPQFQAVQARQALKQDSRGVKRSTSSRLGSFFRRFFPSKKKKEAGKQNIPSLATSRTNVVSNPTSQQKPTSSASVSQPSSASSDDHAMPLLTKGTTKDNEFDCDVDDDENVDDDDDDDQLLDIDLVFDSLLLKNDHSTLKPVSLHQPEKALPKKEPGPEALDNRPSTGASEEGIIDLELISEFSRLGSFIIDGDEPKKQVQVPPPRSLKRPRLSDKESAVGFYRHHAAHSALGLDPDQRLARNLQRDWEFVHFDATVSSTSLSSEPKKLRFGHSVYVRDTYAADEYERSDKKFIRNRRKMMQTQNMAYIDAVKTQLNQFKRSEMKVHGASLHNTHFFL
- the TVP23 gene encoding Tvp23p (similar to uniprot|P38962 Saccharomyces cerevisiae YDR084C TVP23 Integral membrane protein localized to vesicles along with the v-SNARE Tlg2p green fluorescent protein (GFP)-fusion protein localizes to the cytoplasm in a punctate pattern), which produces MDHVKNFYQTILKSSHPLVLSLHILGKAAPIVFYLIGSLFMSFTAQFITVLLLLAVDFYLTKNINGRKLVQLRWWYDSSNSKESPLTFESYKAYAPGPPINPIDSRLFWWSLYASPALWVVFGILCIFQLKFLYLVLIVLAVCLTGWNLHGFRDCDKWDPAVSSTETEPWFQLPNLASFENMGRLARVQNFFRSG
- the GSP1 gene encoding Ran GTPase GSP1 (highly similar to uniprot|P32835 Saccharomyces cerevisiae YLR293C GSP1 GTP binding protein (mammalian Ranp homolog) involved in the maintenance of nuclear organization RNA processing and transport regulated by Prp20p Rna1p Yrb1p Yrb2p Yrp4p Yrb30p Cse1p and Kap95p yeast Gsp2p homolog), with amino-acid sequence MSGEVPTFKLVLVGDGGTGKTTFVKRHLTGEFEKKYIATIGVEVHPLSFYTDFGELKFDVWDTAGQEKFGGLRDGYYINAQCGIIMFDVTSRITYKNVPNWHRDLVRVCENIPIVLCGNKVDVKERKVKAKTITFHRKKNLQYYDISAKSNYNFEKPFLWLARKLAGNPQLDFVASPALAPPEVQVDEALMHQYQQEMEQATALPLPDEDDADL
- a CDS encoding KLTH0G14828p (conserved hypothetical protein); translated protein: MSNERDPACILHTNTTNNHPSKEVPSRRADTRTRTAHRMSSRFPSIHDAASYVNEELHRRALLPASQKLRFRSTDDKALQPQLASVNNDRLLINTIHKLLKALDRAEQVPETGPAEAAELPSPKPKPAPARASPPKTKVVKPTSRHTLASLRRYEVTIEQLRDKLRLDGPDLTWQVSPLPEPSAHVTSNKVTRDQDLDATTALLRKLIAHRDGSEKALAAVTEFLQASNSFLYTRCVHNCECSVPPPVAITQKQEKAEEPDLVAPIELAECLGKLQELVDDWHDIAQLL